Proteins encoded together in one Xyrauchen texanus isolate HMW12.3.18 chromosome 50, RBS_HiC_50CHRs, whole genome shotgun sequence window:
- the LOC127640857 gene encoding parvalbumin-7-like: protein MAMKDLLKDDNIKKALDQFKAEDSFDHKKFFDVVGLKALSADGVKMVFQALDVDASGFIEEEELKFVLKGFSADGRDLTDKETKAFLVAADKDGDGKIGIDEFEALVHE from the exons ATGGCCATGAAAGACCTTTTGAAAGATGACAATATCAAAAAAGCCCTTGATCAATTCAAAG CCGAGGACAGTTTCGACCATAAAAAGTTCTTTGATGTGGTTGGACTGAAGGCTCTGTCTGCTGACGGTGTGAAGATGGTCTTCCAAGCTCTCGACGTGGACGCCAGCGGCTTCATTGAGGAGGAGGAGCTAAa GTTTGTGCTGAAGGGTTTTTCTGCAGATGGCAGAGATCTTACCGATAAGGAGACTAAAGCATTCCTCGTTGCCGCCGACAAGGATGGAGACGGGAAAATTGGCATAGATG AATTTGAGGCTTTGGTGCACGAATAA